The stretch of DNA TACGAACATGGGGTGGATGACCAGCTTGATGGCCGCATGCTGGCGGACCAGTTCAGCGTTGACTGAATCAACCAGGAAGGGCATGTCGTCCGTAACGACGAACACGACGCTGCTGTCTTCCTCATCGGCAATAGCCACCTTCGCCTGCCCCGGCAGCCGCTCGGATGCCACCTCGCGGTGATGGTCAGCCCGCTGCGCCAACAGCTCCTGCGGATAGCTGCGCGCGTCCTCCTCGGCGAGATGCTGGTAGTAGTCCCCCATGAAGCCTTCGAAGCCTTCAACGGAAAGGGCCTGATCCTCCACGCTGGATCCAGACGACATCAACAAACGCCTCCATCACACGATATGCGCTGCACCCTTGCAGCTCTTATGGCGAGCCTAGTCCTTTGCCCTGCGGCCTGCTGTGGAAGAAAATACAGAGGATTTCGACTTTTGCTGGACGGGTGCACAAACGAGGGCGCGGATTGAGCGGCGAAGGTCTGACTCCGGCGACGCTTCGAGCAGCAGAGAGCCGGCGAGCAACGCGGCGTCCGCGGCAGCGATGTCATACGGCAGGAACGCGTGAAGCCCGGATCCCGGACCGTAGCGCTCCCAGGCATCCCGCAGCTGCCGTTCGGGGCCCCTGCCAACCGAGGATGACCGCACTTTGTTCATCACCACCGTGGGGGCGGCCTGAGGAACAGCGTTCTCCAGTTCAGCAAGGCCCTTGACCAACCGCGGCACGCCCACCGGATCAGCAGCCCCTACCGCGAACACAGTGTCCGCCATCTCCAGGGCACGCAAAGTTGCTCCGTTTCGCCGCGGTGCCATGGTGTCAAAGCTCAGTTCTTCATCCGCATCGAGGCAGAAGCCGGTGTCCACCACGATAACGTCGGCGATCTGCCGCGCCCGTTCGAGGACGATTGACAGGGCCGGTGCCCTGAGCTCCGTCCAGCGATCTGCCCGCGTAATGCCGGTGAGCACCCTGAAGGTTCCGGCAGTGGTTGCTACCGGGGCAGCAAGCCTGCGGAGGGCGTCTGCATCCAGTGCCCCCTGGTCCGCAAGCCGGCAGGCCTGGGCCAATGCTGCCGATTCGTCGAGCAGGCCGAGGACAGCAGCCACGCTCGCCCCGTAGCTGTCAGCGTCTATGAGGAGGACCTGCTTGCCGTCGGCCGCCAGTTCAGCGGCCATGTTGGCGGCAAGGGTGGTCCGGCCAGGAGAGCCTGCGGGTCCCCATACTGCGATGATTCGTCCCGGTCCCGGCCCGCCCGGTTCGGGCACAGGCTCCGCGGCAGTGGGATGCAGGGCTGCACCGGTGTCCGCAAGGGAGCTCATTGCGCCCGTACGGCCCGGTGCCCCCGTCAGCTGCTCCACGGCATCCGCGATCCGGTCCGAAAGCTCAGCGGATTGCACGCCTGTCAGGGCGGACGCGACACCGATCTTGCGGAGCCGCGCTGCTTCTTCGGCGCTGTCGGTGAGGGCGATGATGGCCACGCCAACGGCTCCCAGCCGGTCGACCAACGAAGCCGTGAGGCCTTCGGATCCGTCTGCCACGACGGCAGCCCTGGCCAGCCCGCTTTGGCACGCTGCCAGCAGTTCGGGCAGTTCAGCGCATCTCCGGACCACTGTGACTGGCCCGTGCAGGCGTTCAAGCCCGCCCACCAGGTCCTCCCGGCTTTGCCCTACGGTGACCACCGGTATGCTCACTTGGCGCCTCCGGGGTTCCACACAACGGAGATCCGGGCGTCGTTGACCTGGGCGCCCAGGATGGCCGGCATCCGGCCGTCCTCCACCAGCACCATCAGCACTGTACTTTTGGCCGACCCGAGTGTTGTTGAACCTGCTGTTACCTCGGCGATTTCGGCACCCGGCAGCAGGAGCTTGGGTTCACTGAATCCGTTCTTGGCATCGGGCTGGGCTACCCAGACATCCACGCGGGCACCTGCGATAACCTGCTCAGGAAGGGTTCCGTCCACCGTGATGGCCACCGGCTTGCGGTCAAGGTCATCCACTTCCCCGAGGCTCGCACGCGGTACCAGCTGGTCCTTTCCGATGCGCTGCACCGCCACGACGCCTTGGGGCAACCCTGATTCGGCGGTGATGTAGTGCTGCTCCGAATCGCCGAGACGCACCTTGGCGCGGACCACGTTCTGCTCCGTCAGCGCTTCGCCCACAGCTATGCCGTCGCGGGCAGCGTAGACCTCAGTTGTTTGGTCTGCACTTCCAACCAGGAACACAACGCCCGCAACTGATGCAAACACCAGGAGGATCCCCACCAGCAGGCGCGGATCCTTCCACGACGGGCGCTTCAGGCGCCCTGATGCGGCGGATGTTTCTGCTGCCATGCCGTTTCTCCCCCTAGACATACCGGCGGGCCACTCCGTGGCCGGACACCTCATTGTTGCGGGACGGACGCCGGAACAAAAGTCAAAGCCGCAAATATGGCGGAACTGTGGATAACGCAGCGGGTGCACCGTTCGGATGGCAAAATGGAGGCATGCCCAGGTTCCTCACGCTCGCAGATGTAGCCGAGCAGCTCCAGATCAACTCTCCGGCCGCCTACGCACTTGTTCGGAGCGGAGAATTGAAGGCCATCCAGGTCGGCGGACGCGGACAATGGCGTGTGGAAGAGAAGATGCTCGAACAGTACATCGAGGAACGCTATGCCGAAGCGAGCAGGATGATCCAGGAAGCCAAGTCGAAGTCGGTCTGAGCGGGATCGTGCTTCGTAGCCTCCGGCCGTGCCGACACGCGGCGGCTACATCCCTGTCTGCCTCCTGGACCTGATGGCCGCCAGCGCGGCGAACGGCACGGTTGAAACGTCCCCCACATGCCGGCTCCTCCGCGCTTCACCGGGAGTCACCGCCGCCACGTCCACGTAGTCCTTACCCACGCGGTCGATCACGCCCTCCAACCTCGTGATTCCCGTGCTGCCACAGAGGCTGATAGCGAGCTCAGCCCTGTCCCGGGCGAGGGCCCGGAGCGAGTGTGCCAACCCCAGTGCGCGCCGCACGGCCGACACTTCCGTTCTTGCTTGCCTGCCCATGCCCACGTAGCGGGCAACCGCCGGATATGGAATCAGGACCTGGAACCGGTCCTCGTCAATAACCAGCGCCTCGGCACCGGCGTGGGCGAGCCGCCCATGGACCGACTCTCCGCTGAGGAGGTGGACTCCGAGCGTGCAACCAAGTACGCCGCGGAGCCGGTCGGACAATTCGATGGCCACCAGTTCGGCCCTGGCCCTCTCGCCGATCTCGGCCTCCAGCGAAAGCCGGTCCGATTCCACAAGCTGGCTTTCCAGGTCATTGAAGAGTGCATCCCAGCGCATTCGGCCACAGTAGGTCCGCGCGCGCACGCCGTCAATTCTCCAAACTTTTTCTCTCCACCGTCTGGACATATGACTGAATGCGGGAGCAAACTAAATCAAGCAACATCAAACTGCATCAAACTGCATCAAAAGGAGAGTAATGATGAAGCGTGACTCCCACGGAGCCAGATACGACGCCCTGATAGCGTCGGCGTTGTTGGTTCTGGGAGCTCTGCTCGTCTTCATTGGATTTGGACTTGTCCAGCAGTGGGAGGTGGCATCGGACAGGCACCAGAGCACGTCCGCCGAGGACATTCTGGGGGCCGTAGCACTGATTTCGGGCTCGATACTGATCGCCTGGTGGTTCCTGTCCCTTCTTGCCGCCGCAGCGGGCGTGCTCCTGGAGCGACGAGGCAATGACCGTGCAGCTTCGCTGACGCGCAGGCTCTCGCCCGCATTCATGAGGCGCCTGGTTGTCGCAGCGGTCTCACTGCAACTGGTGTCCGGGGCAGCGGCCAACGCCGAAACCCTCGCTCCGGGTCCGCAGTGGGCGCCCACACAGGAGTACGCCTCGGCTATGAAGGCAACACCTGAATCGCCGGCTGCTTCCACAGGTCCGGCAGGCCGCGCCATGGAGGACGCCACCTCCACGCCGGCTACGGCCCCGGGGGCAGGCCATCCGGAGCAGGCCTTAACGCCCGGTTTGACGCCGACATCGACGGCACGGGAAGAACTTGCGCACGCAACGCCCGAAACTGCCCCAATCACTGTGGACGCAAGCTCCGGCGCCGCGGGCCATTCGCAGCTGCAGCCTCGATGGCAGCCCCGGACCACCCCGTTGGTGGACCCAGCGATGCTGGCTCCGCCTGCCACGCGCGAAGAAGCCACAACAGGCGGGGATTCAGATCACACAACAGGAACCGTTGCAGTTCTCGCCGGCGACACCCTCTGGGACATTGTGCGGACCCAGTTGGGCAGCAACGCTTCCGACATTGACGTCGCCCTCGAGTGGCCGCGCTGGTACGAAGCCAACAAGGCTGTCATCGGCCAGAACCCGGATGTCCTGCTCCCGGGCCAAGTCCTGCAGCCACCCTCACCGTCCTAAGCACCCGCAACCATGCCGGCCGAGTCCCGGCACAGCACTTACGAAAGGGGAAAGCCATGCCAGCCGTAACGCCGATCCGTGCCCTCCAGGGAAGAACCGCCAGTAATGTCGAGAAGGGCTTCGCCAATGGCACAACCAGCCAGGAGGCCCTGCGACAGACGCAGCTGCGGGCCTTGGGCCCGGGCCGGTTGGCCCCGCATCCCGGAGCGCCGGTTCAGCTCCGGGCCGCGGACGAGGAAGCGGAAGTCCGGGCCCTTACACGGGGAACAGTGCAGGCTGCCATGGAAGTGCTGGCCGGTATCCGGCCCGTCCACCAACTTGCCCGCCGGCTTGACCCCCGTTGCCTCGCTGCCCTCCAGCACCGCGCCGCACTGATTCGGAGGGAAATCACCAGGACCGGAAATCCTGCGCTGGGCCGCCTGCACCGCAACTCCATTGTCCGGTCAGTGCGGATCTGCGAAGTGGCAGAAGGCACCTATGAAGCAAGTGCAGTCGTGGTCGATGACGTACGTGCCCGCGCCGTGGCAATCCGACTGGAGCGCAGCAAGCAGGTCTGGCGGGTCACGGAACTGGTCATTGGGTGACTACCCGGAAGACTCCACGGACGAACAGAGGGCAGGGCCCGGGATGCTGCCTCCCGCTGGCCCTGCCCTCTGGTTACAAGCCCTCGTCCGTGAACGCTGCTTTAGCGCCGCTTCTTTTTGGCTGGACGCTTGGCGGCGTCCTTTGCCGCATCCTGCTCTGCCGCCTTGGCGGGGTTGCCTGAGCGTCCAGTGGAGCGGGTTTCCACCCGGGTCTGGGTGCCACCGCCCTCGCTCGGTGCGGTGTACTGCAGTTGCGCAGGCTTTTCGGGGGCTTCCAGACCCGCGGCCCGGACCTGCGGCTCAACATGTTCGGTGTGTCCGCCGGCGGCGTCCTCCACCACCACATCCTGGGCCGGAGTCACTTCGACTTCCAGGTTGAACAGGAACCCGACGCTTTCCTCCCGGATTGCTTCCATCATGCTTTGGAACAGGGTGAAACCTTCGCGCTGATACTCCACCAGGGGATCGCGCTGGGCCATGGCACGCAGCCCGATGCCTTCCTTGAGGTAGTCCATCTCGTAGAGGTGTTCCTGCCATTTGCGTCCGATAACTGACAGCACGACGCGGCGTTCCAGTTCCCGCATGCTCTCGGAGCCGATGCTTTCCTCCCGCGCCTGGTAGACAAGCCGGGCGTCCGAAAGCAGCTCTTCCTTCAGGAACTCCACCGTCAGCCGGGACTTTCCTCCGGCTTCTTCAATGATGTCGTCCGCACTCACGCTCACCGGGTACAGCGTCTTGAGGTTGGTCCACAGCTGGTGGAAGTCCCAGTCGTCGCCGTTGCCTCCGGCGGTGGCGTCGTCGATGAGGGCCATGATGGTGTCCTCGACAAAGAACTGCACCTTTTCGTGCAGGTCGTCACCCTCGAGGATGCGGCGGCGGTCGCTGTAGATCGCTTCGCGCTGGCGGTTCAGGACGTCGTCGTACTTCAGGACGTTTTTCCGTTGCTCGGCGTTGCGCCCCTCCACCTGGCCCTGCGCCGAGGCGATGGCGCGGGATACAAGTTTGGATTCGAGGGCCACGTCGTCAGGAACGGAGCTGTTCATAAGGCGTTCTGCGGCGCCGGAGTTGAACAGCCGCATGAGGTCGTCGGTCAAGGAAAGGTAGAACCTGGACTCGCCCGGGTCGCCCTGGCGTCCGGAACGGCCGCGGAGCTGGTTGTCGATGCGCCGGGACTCATGGCGTTCGGTGCCAAGGACATACAGTCCCCCGAGGTTCAGGACCTCCTCATGCTCATCCTTGACGGCCTGCTTGGCTGCTTCAAGGGCAGCCGGCCACGCGGACTCGTACTCCTCAGAGTTCTCCTCCGGGTCCAGGCCGCGCTTGGCAAGTTCAGCGACAGCCGTAAACTCGGCATTGCCGCCCAGCATGATGTCGGTGCCTCGTCCGGCCATGTTGGTGGCCACCGTTACGGCAGCCTTACGGCCGGCCTGCGCAACGATGGCGGCCTCCCGTGCGTGATTCTTGGCATTCAGGACTTCGTGGCGGATGCCGTCCTTGGCAAGGAGCCGGGAAAGATACTCGCTCTTCTCGACGCTGGTGGTACCCACCAGGACGGGCTGGCCCTTTTCATGGCGTTCGGCGATATCGCGGACGACGGCATCGAACTTCACTGTTTCGTTCTTGAAGACAAGGTCGGACTGATCGATGCGCTGCATGTCGCGGTTGGTGGGAATGGCCACGACGCCGAGTTTGTAGGTGCTCATGAACTCGGCGGCTTCGGTCTCGGCGGTGCCGGTCATGCCGGAGAGTTTGCCGTACATGCGGAAGTAGTTCTGCAGGGTGACGGTGGCCAGGGTCTGGTTCTCCGCCTTGATCTCGACGCCTTCCTTGGCCTCGATCGCCTGGTGCATGCCTTCGTTGTACCGGCGGCCGGCAAGGATACGGCCGGTGTGCTCATCAACGATGAGGACCTCGCCGTCCATGATGACGTAGTCTTTGTCCCGCTTGAACAGCTCCTTGGCCTTGATGGCGTTGTTGAGGAAGCCGATCAGTGGTGTATTGGCGGACTCGTACAGGTTCGAGATGCCGAGGTAATCCTCGACCTTTTCGATGCCGCCCTCCAGGACGCCGACGGTGCGCTTCTTCTCATCGACTTCGTAGTCCTTTTCGGGCTGCAGCCGCAAAACGACCTTGGCGAATTCGCTGTACCAGCGGTTCGTGTCGCCCTGGGCGGGCCCCGAGATGATGAGGGGGGTACGGGCTTCGTCAATGAGGATGGAGTCAACTTCATCGACGATGGCGAAGTTGTGTCCACGCTGGACCAGTTCGTTCCTGTCCCAGGCCATGTTGTCGCGCAGGTAGTCGAAACCGAACTCGTTGTTGGTTCCGTAGGTGATATCCGCCGCGTACTGCTCGCGCCGGACCGCAGGGTCCTGGTTGGCAAGGATGCATCCACTGGTCAGCCCGAGGAAGCGGTAGACGCGGCCCATGAGGTCGGACTGGTACTCGGCGAGGTAGTCGTTCACGGTGACGACGTGGACACCCTTGCCGGTGAGGGCATTCAGGTAGGCAGGAGCGGTTGCCACCAGGGTCTTGCCTTCACCGGTCTTCATCTCAGCAATATTGCCCAGGTGGAGGGCGGCGCCACCCATCAGCTGGACGTCGAAGTGCCGCATTCCAAGGGTGCGCGAGGACGCTTCCCGAACAGCCGCGAAGGCCTCCGGCAGGAGGTTATCGAGCTTTTCGCCGTCCTGGTGGCGTTCCCTGAGCCGGTCCGTCTCCTCACGGAGCTCGGCATCGGTAAAGGTCTTGAACGAGTCTTCGAGGGCATTGATGGAGTCGGCATAGTTCCGCAGTTGCCGAAGTGTTTTCTTGTCACCCGTGCGGAGAAGTTTTTCGATAAGTGATGCCACGTGAAGATGCTCCCAGTCTCATGCCGCCGAATTCTGGCGTTTTTAGTCTACGGGAGAGACAACCTGCCGATGCCGGTTTCCCTCAGAGCGGATCGGAGTCCGCGTTGCCGATGGCCAGCGCCAGGTCCGGCGCGAGGTCGCCGGACGGCCAAACCTCCACGGACTGAAGCCCCAGCCATTCAGCCATGAGGCGCAGTTCCGCGGCAAGTTCGACGGCGGTGTCCGGCGGGGCGGCCGGCTCGGCAAAAGCGGCCCGGGCCAGCAGTTTTCCGCCTGCGCGGTCGGCTTTCAGGTCCACCCGGGCGACGATGCCGTCCCGGAGGAGGAAGGGAAGGACGTAGTAGCCGTGCCTCCGCTTGTGTTCGGGCGTGTAGATCTCAATCCGATAATGGAAACCAAAGAGTTCTTCAAGCCGGCGACGCTCGAACACCAGGGAGTCAAAAGGGCTGAGCAGGGCACGTCCGGTTGCCCGCCGCGGCAGGACAGCATCGGGATGGCGGTAGATATCCCTGTTCCAGCCCGTGACAGTCACCGGTTCCAAGGCGCCCCGCTCAACCAGTCGCTCCACAGACTGGGCAGTTGCCTTGACGGGTGTCCGAAAATAATCGGCGAAACACCGGACAGTTCCGATGCCGTGCGCGCGGGCGGCAGCCTCCGTCAGCCGGTCCAGTGCCCCGGCCCGGTCCCGGGCACCCTTGGGGTCCTCCCCCGCACCCATTCGGGCTTGCGGGAGAATCCTCGCCGTGAGGGTGTACTTCCGCTCGAATTGGTCTGTCCGCGAAGCTGCGGAGACGAGCCCCTCTTCAAAGAGGTGTTCCAGGACCCTCTTGACGGCGTTCCAGTTCCAGCCCCAGTTGCCTGTCTGCCGTTCTTCCACGTGGCCGATACGGGCGGTCAGTTCGGACGCTGTCAGCGGACGGCTTCCGGCAAGGGTTGCCAGGATCCGTTCCGATATCGCAGCGCGCTGTTCCTGGTCCATGCCTCCTGCACCAACCCACGCCCGCTTCTGCCAGAGCAGGAGGTCCGCATGGTGTTCCGGCCGGATGTAGCTGGCCTCGTGCGCCCAATACTCGACCATCCGGCGCGGGTGGACCCCTGACATCCGTTGCAGAATGCTCCGGTCGTAGTTCCCTAGCCGCGAATAAAAGGGGAGGAAATGGCTCCGCGCCAGGACGTTTACGGAATCGATCTGGACCAGCTGCAAACGGGCAAAGGTGCGGCCCACCGTCCGCGAAGTTACGGGTCCGGTGGGCCGTCCTTTGTCGAGCCCCTGTGCTGCCAGTGCGATCCGCCGGGCCTGGTTAAGGCTCAGCGCAGCCGGCACGCCAGTCCTCTCTGTTGGTTGCTGCCAGCACCCTAAGCGGTAGCCGCAGCATCATCCGAACGGTAGGCAAGGATCTTTTCTTCCACCACGGTGTCTCCGGGTTCGCACTCGTGGTCCAGCGTGATTACACCGTAAGTCCAGCCGCGCCGCCGGTACACGACGGACGGGGTATTGGTGGCTTTGTCGACGAACAGATAGAAGTCGTGGCCCACGAGTTCCATGTTGTCCACTGCGTCGTCGAGCGTCAGCGACGCTGCCGGGAAGACCTTCCGGCGGATCAGGACGGGGGAATCACCCGCCGGAATATCGTTGTCCACGTCGTAGGGAGACCTGTCGGCGGATGACGCGCTCGCTTCACTGCGGTGGCTGGCCTCCATGTAAAGGGGCTCGTGCGCACTGGCCGGTTCGAGGGACGCGGTTGCTTCCCTCACAGCCTTGGGCGTGTGGCGTCCGTGATGGACCTTCTTCCGGTCCTTGGCCCGGCGCAGGCGTTCAAGCAGCTTGTTGTACGCAAGATCGAAGGCGGCGAACTTGTCTGCAGCGCTGGCTTCGGCGCGGATCACCGGTCCGCGGCCCAGGACTGTCACCTCAACGGTCAACTGGTCGCCTGTTTGCCGGGCATTGGTCTCTTTGGAAACCTTGGCATCGACCCGCTGGACTTTGTCCCCCAACGACTCGATCTTTGAGATCTTCTCCCCGGCATATTCGCGGAACCGGTCTGACACTGTCAGATTTCGTCCGCTGATCATAAACTCCATGGTGCCCTCCAAATGACTTCGGTGACACGACGGCGGCGCTTCCCTGGGCCGATCTGCCTGACAGTCGAGCCCCTCTCCGAGCCGCCATCGAAAGGTACATTCTGTCTTGGTACCCACCACCGACGTTAGTTCATCGTCATCCGTTATTCATCCTTTCCCGGTTTATTTTTTTCTAAGTCGCCGTAGTTTCGCTGCTGGCTTAGGATGCGCCGTCCAAGCTGCCCGAGACCGGCGGACGCGTTGCGGCGAGGACCACCGCCCCTGCCACCCGGGCCCCGTCGCGGTGCAGTGCACGCGCGGCTTCAGACAGCGTGGAACCCGTGGTGAGGACGTCATCGACGATGATGCAGCGGGTCCCCGCAACCGTGCCGCGGGCGCGCCGCCGCACCGCCATGGAGCCCCGGACGCGTCGTGCCCGGTCACCCCTGTCGAGGCCTTTCTGGCCGCCCGCAGGCCGGATACCTCCGGGGGTGGACTTGGCCAGGACGTCCTGCATAACGGCGCCGGGAAGCTGCCGGACTGCCTCGGCAAGGAGCAGGTGCACGGGGCTGAACCCCCTTGCCAGATAGGCGGCGGAACTGGTGGGAACCGGAACAAGGACAACATGCTGGCGGTCTCCGGTTGCCGTCCGCACCGCGTCTGCGAGCGCCCTGCCAAGGCACTTCCGGAGCCGGTGCTGGCCGTGGCGCTTGAAGGACAGCAAAGCCTGCGCGAGTTCTTCCCTGTAGACGCCGGCCGCAACCACGGGCAGCAGGATCCTTCCGTCCACATCTGTCAGCGCGGGCGCGGCAGCTTCGGCACGGAACGGTTCAGCAGTGAGCCGGCGTACCTGCCGGGAGCAGTGCGGGCAAAGCTGGTGGTCCTCGGCGCCGCAGCCCACACAGTCAGAAGGGATGGCCAGAGCCAGAAGGTCGGCTGCGGCTCCGACCACCTGGTCGGCATACCGCAGGAGGACGCTCCGGTGTTCTGATCGGTGCCTCGCTGCTGGTTGGGACGGGAGGAGGTCTGGATCTGCCCGGCCACTGCCGGGCGTTGATTCGTTGCTCACGGCTCAACGATTCCTGCAGCCGGCAGCTAAGGAAAGCAGCGGCAGCGCCTATGTGGACCCAGCCCGCGCCGCGTCACCCCTGGCCGGCAGGATGTGCAGTCCCTACCCCGGGAACGAAGGATCGATGGGACCCTTGATCTGGGGAGACCATCCGTTTCCAAGCCGCTGGAAGATGCCTTCAGACGATTGCCCGTAAATCTCCTCCGGGCCGTTTCCCGCGCTGAGCGCTACCAGGCCCGGCCAGGGAGCGAGCTGCTGGGGCTGTCCCGAGGTGAGCGAAAGTAGTTCGGGTGTCACGTTGGCGGCCGCCGCGCCCTTCATGACCACAACCGTTGAGTCGTTGACCCAGGCGCCCTGGTCCGGGTTGCTGTCGGTCGCCAGGGTAATTGGCTGGGTCAGCTCACGGGGGGTCCCGTCGCCGCCGCGGATGATCCCGGCGACCTGGACCCGGGTCTTGCCGTTCTGCTCGGAAATGACCAGCGCACGGACGCCCTCCCGGGAAACCCGGAATTCCTTGACGGACCGTCCCGCCAGCCAGGCAGGCGCCAGCGTCACGGACGGTACGGATGCCCCTTCTGCAACTCCGGTGGGACGGAAGGCCACCACCTCTGTGGCACCGTTTCCTCCGGGCCCGGCCGACCAGACCCAGTCGTTAAGGCTGAAGGAGGGCCGGCTCAGCGTACTCCGGGTAGTCAGGGCCCGGGCCGGCTGGCCCGGATTGATGCTGTACAGGGTTGTTCGGCTCTCGTTGAGGAAGGCAGCGGTCTGGGATACCGGGGACTCTGCGGGGAACCGGGGGTCGAGGGCGGAGACGGGCTGCATGTCCGGAAGTGGCGAAATCCTGTTGTTTTCGTAGCGCACCAGTTCATTGCCGCTGACCGCGATCTGGCGTGAGGGGGCGCTCTTGTCCTGTACCGGCGGGAGGACTGAACCGTTGTCCTCCACCCTCACCAGGTCCTGGTTGGCACGCAGTTCGACATTGACGACGTCGGGCTGGCTGCGGAACGTCAGCGTGAGCTGCATCTGCATCCGTAGACGGTCCTCCGGGGATGTCTCCGTGAGCTCCTTGGCAGTCAGGTCCACCTGCGCGGCTCCCGAGACCACAGGGACGGACTCGCGGGCGAGCTTGATGCCCGACGGGAAGGCACTGGCCACGGCGCCGCGAAGGTAGGGGGCCGGCCCCGCCAGCAGCGCACTTGTCATGGCCTTGACCGTCTTGTTCCTGATGAACCAGCGGACGTCGGGGACCGCATACGTGAACGTGGGGTCGTAGAAGTAGATGGGGTACGCACCGTAGATCACTTTGAAGGTTTCCTCGGCGATGGCGGTCCCGTCCGGTATTGCCGAGATACGCCATTCCCCGTCCACCTGGGTAACCGTAACGGGGATCCGTTCCACGGTGCCTTCCGGGGACTGGGTGGTGATGCCGTCGGCGTCGACGGTGTAGGCCACGTCCAATTCATAGTTGTAGACGTTTTCGGTGCCCGTGGCCACCACCCGCGCATCCCGGTAGACCAAGGCCCGCTGATCCGGTTTCCAGGACACGGACGAGGCCTGCGTGAGGTACTGCCGGGCCACCGCGTAATCGTCCTCGTAACCGCTGCCGGCGCGGTAGAAGTAGTCAATGATGGTTTCCGGTGACGCGCCCGGTTGCGGTGCTGCCGGGAGGAAGACCGGCGCGTTCAGGTTGCCGGCGCTGCCTTCGCTGCTCTTGCCGACCGGTCCCGAGATGGGGATCCGGGCGCAGCCTGCCAGCACCACCACCAGCAGCGCCAGCAGGAAAGCACCAAGCTGTGCCGGACGGCCGCGGCCGGTCATGGGTTCTCCTTCGTTGTCGGCAGCGGTGCCAACCGCGCCGCTCCGGTTTCCAGGACCAGGATGTTCCTGGTGTCGGGTTCCCGGGGAACGCTGCCCGGTTCGCCGGTGGTGATGTTGTCTTCGGGTTCGAGCTGGACCGGCGAGTTGCCGATCTCCTCGCCTTGGCGCAGCGGCAGGGTAAGCCGGAAGTTCGCTCCGCTGCCTTTCCTCCCCCAGGCCTGCAGCCAGCCGTTGTGGAGCTTGGTGTCCTCCGCGGCAATGGACAGCCCCAGGCCGCTGCCACCGGTGGTGCGGGCGCGGGCAGGGTCTGCTCGCCAGAACCGGTCGAAGACCCGGGCCGCTTCGGACGGTTCCATGCCGATGCCGTGGTCACGGACAGCGATGCCGACGGCGGT from Pseudarthrobacter chlorophenolicus A6 encodes:
- a CDS encoding AAA family ATPase → MSIPVVTVGQSREDLVGGLERLHGPVTVVRRCAELPELLAACQSGLARAAVVADGSEGLTASLVDRLGAVGVAIIALTDSAEEAARLRKIGVASALTGVQSAELSDRIADAVEQLTGAPGRTGAMSSLADTGAALHPTAAEPVPEPGGPGPGRIIAVWGPAGSPGRTTLAANMAAELAADGKQVLLIDADSYGASVAAVLGLLDESAALAQACRLADQGALDADALRRLAAPVATTAGTFRVLTGITRADRWTELRAPALSIVLERARQIADVIVVDTGFCLDADEELSFDTMAPRRNGATLRALEMADTVFAVGAADPVGVPRLVKGLAELENAVPQAAPTVVMNKVRSSSVGRGPERQLRDAWERYGPGSGLHAFLPYDIAAADAALLAGSLLLEASPESDLRRSIRALVCAPVQQKSKSSVFSSTAGRRAKD
- a CDS encoding helix-turn-helix domain-containing protein, with protein sequence MPRFLTLADVAEQLQINSPAAYALVRSGELKAIQVGGRGQWRVEEKMLEQYIEERYAEASRMIQEAKSKSV
- a CDS encoding LysM peptidoglycan-binding domain-containing protein, yielding MMKRDSHGARYDALIASALLVLGALLVFIGFGLVQQWEVASDRHQSTSAEDILGAVALISGSILIAWWFLSLLAAAAGVLLERRGNDRAASLTRRLSPAFMRRLVVAAVSLQLVSGAAANAETLAPGPQWAPTQEYASAMKATPESPAASTGPAGRAMEDATSTPATAPGAGHPEQALTPGLTPTSTAREELAHATPETAPITVDASSGAAGHSQLQPRWQPRTTPLVDPAMLAPPATREEATTGGDSDHTTGTVAVLAGDTLWDIVRTQLGSNASDIDVALEWPRWYEANKAVIGQNPDVLLPGQVLQPPSPS
- a CDS encoding Rv3235 family protein, with protein sequence MPAVTPIRALQGRTASNVEKGFANGTTSQEALRQTQLRALGPGRLAPHPGAPVQLRAADEEAEVRALTRGTVQAAMEVLAGIRPVHQLARRLDPRCLAALQHRAALIRREITRTGNPALGRLHRNSIVRSVRICEVAEGTYEASAVVVDDVRARAVAIRLERSKQVWRVTELVIG
- the secA gene encoding preprotein translocase subunit SecA; translation: MASLIEKLLRTGDKKTLRQLRNYADSINALEDSFKTFTDAELREETDRLRERHQDGEKLDNLLPEAFAAVREASSRTLGMRHFDVQLMGGAALHLGNIAEMKTGEGKTLVATAPAYLNALTGKGVHVVTVNDYLAEYQSDLMGRVYRFLGLTSGCILANQDPAVRREQYAADITYGTNNEFGFDYLRDNMAWDRNELVQRGHNFAIVDEVDSILIDEARTPLIISGPAQGDTNRWYSEFAKVVLRLQPEKDYEVDEKKRTVGVLEGGIEKVEDYLGISNLYESANTPLIGFLNNAIKAKELFKRDKDYVIMDGEVLIVDEHTGRILAGRRYNEGMHQAIEAKEGVEIKAENQTLATVTLQNYFRMYGKLSGMTGTAETEAAEFMSTYKLGVVAIPTNRDMQRIDQSDLVFKNETVKFDAVVRDIAERHEKGQPVLVGTTSVEKSEYLSRLLAKDGIRHEVLNAKNHAREAAIVAQAGRKAAVTVATNMAGRGTDIMLGGNAEFTAVAELAKRGLDPEENSEEYESAWPAALEAAKQAVKDEHEEVLNLGGLYVLGTERHESRRIDNQLRGRSGRQGDPGESRFYLSLTDDLMRLFNSGAAERLMNSSVPDDVALESKLVSRAIASAQGQVEGRNAEQRKNVLKYDDVLNRQREAIYSDRRRILEGDDLHEKVQFFVEDTIMALIDDATAGGNGDDWDFHQLWTNLKTLYPVSVSADDIIEEAGGKSRLTVEFLKEELLSDARLVYQAREESIGSESMRELERRVVLSVIGRKWQEHLYEMDYLKEGIGLRAMAQRDPLVEYQREGFTLFQSMMEAIREESVGFLFNLEVEVTPAQDVVVEDAAGGHTEHVEPQVRAAGLEAPEKPAQLQYTAPSEGGGTQTRVETRSTGRSGNPAKAAEQDAAKDAAKRPAKKKRR
- a CDS encoding winged helix-turn-helix domain-containing protein, with protein sequence MPAALSLNQARRIALAAQGLDKGRPTGPVTSRTVGRTFARLQLVQIDSVNVLARSHFLPFYSRLGNYDRSILQRMSGVHPRRMVEYWAHEASYIRPEHHADLLLWQKRAWVGAGGMDQEQRAAISERILATLAGSRPLTASELTARIGHVEERQTGNWGWNWNAVKRVLEHLFEEGLVSAASRTDQFERKYTLTARILPQARMGAGEDPKGARDRAGALDRLTEAAARAHGIGTVRCFADYFRTPVKATAQSVERLVERGALEPVTVTGWNRDIYRHPDAVLPRRATGRALLSPFDSLVFERRRLEELFGFHYRIEIYTPEHKRRHGYYVLPFLLRDGIVARVDLKADRAGGKLLARAAFAEPAAPPDTAVELAAELRLMAEWLGLQSVEVWPSGDLAPDLALAIGNADSDPL